The window GTGTCTTCTCACTCTGGTGTTGTGTACTTTTGATTTGTGATTGATGATTTCTCTAGAAAAGTTTGGTGTTTTCTCGTAAGACATAAATATGAAGTGTTTGAGAAGCTAAAAACTTGGAAGACTTTGATTGAAACTCAGACATGTAAAAGGATTAAGGCCATCAGAACTGAGAATGGTCTTGAGTTTTGCAATAAGCAGATTGATGATTTGTGTGCTGGTTTTGGATTAAAAAGACATAATACTGTTTCTTATACCCCACATCAAAATAAGATTGCCGAGAGAATGAATATGACTTTACTTGACAAAATGAGATGCATgctttcaaaataaaaaagtgggttttatattccaccaattttttcaaccgaTTATTccttacatttcttaaaacatgtccccataataaaaataacttctattgtgggacggagggagtattttaaaGACCAGATCGGGTCCGCCTTTTGACGGTCCGATCGTAAACCGGCAGGCAGTCTGGTCCAACCGTCCAGTGAAACCAATGTGGACCGATGAAACCAGTCGCTCGGACCGGTTCGATCGGACATCAAAAGCAGAAGCcgacttttaattttttaaaatgttttttaaaatttttaaaaaaagcgTTGCTAATAaggtttaatttattttgtgttataAAAACATTGGTTGATTAATTTGATTCGAGGAATGGCATGGCAACCATGCCACCATCCACCGCCAAATCAACTCCGGTAACTAACGCTGCCTCATCCGAAGCCAGAAACGCCACCGCATCCGCCACATTCTCCGCCGTGAGCGTTGCCCCTTTCAAGCTCGTGTAGGGCCCAAGATACTTCTCCACATCCGCGGCCGTCTCAATCCCCTGCCTAGCCGCAAGCGGCGTGAGCACCGCCCCCAACGACACGCTGTTCACCCGAATCCCGTGCTTCCCGAGCTGCAAGCTCGCCGACCGCATCAGCCCCAGCACCGCCCGCTTCGACATCACATAGTCAGTCAAGTCCACCGTCGCCTTCTCAGCCGCTGCACTCGCCGTGCAGATGATAGCTCCTCCGGTTCCCAATTCCACCATCTTACGCGTCGCCTGCTTCACGCACACCGCCATCCCACGCGCGTTCACGCGCATCACGCGCTCGTATTCCGAAAAATCCAAGTCCAGGATGGTCTGAGGGAGGCTGCTCACGGTGCCGGCGTTGCTGAACATTACGTCGAGGCCACCGTGGGTCGTCGCCGTCCATTCGACCATGGCCGCGACTTGTTCCTCGTCCGCCACGTCGCACTGGACGTAGCTGCAGCGCTGCAGGCCGATGGATTCGGCCACAGCGCGGCCCTTTTCAGATTGGATATCGGCAATCACCACCGCACGCGCCCTGTGATCAGCCAGGACGCGGGCGGTGGTCTCGCCGATGCCGCTGGCGCCGCCGGTTACAATTGCTACTTTGCCTTGAAGCTTTTTCTTCATCAAATTGTTTGACATATTTTGGATTTAGAGATTGATGTGTTAGTAAAAGCAAAGGATTTAGGTCTATTtatag is drawn from Salvia hispanica cultivar TCC Black 2014 chromosome 6, UniMelb_Shisp_WGS_1.0, whole genome shotgun sequence and contains these coding sequences:
- the LOC125196896 gene encoding (+)-cis,cis-nepetalactol synthase NEPS3-like, translating into MSNNLMKKKLQGKVAIVTGGASGIGETTARVLADHRARAVVIADIQSEKGRAVAESIGLQRCSYVQCDVADEEQVAAMVEWTATTHGGLDVMFSNAGTVSSLPQTILDLDFSEYERVMRVNARGMAVCVKQATRKMVELGTGGAIICTASAAAEKATVDLTDYVMSKRAVLGLMRSASLQLGKHGIRVNSVSLGAVLTPLAARQGIETAADVEKYLGPYTSLKGATLTAENVADAVAFLASDEAALVTGVDLAVDGGMVAMPFLESN